Part of the Streptomyces sp. WMMC500 genome is shown below.
GTGTCGTCGGCGGTGAAGCCGGAGTGGCCGAGCGCGGCGAGGTTGGCCTCGAGTACCTCCACGTCCTTGCCCTCGGCTCCCACGTCGAGGGCGCGGTAGAAGGGTGTCGAGCCGTACAGCAGCGGCACCTTGGCCTCGTCGATGGTGTAGACGGCCGCGCCCCGCTCGATGACGTCGCCGGCTTCGGGGAGCCAGGTCACGACGCCGCCCCCGGCCGCGGGAGCCCCCTCGTTCTGCGCGTCTCCGCCGGAGACCGGGGGACCGGAGGGGGCCCGTACGGCGGTGGCGGGCCCGTAGCCGAGGTTGCCGTCGACGGTCTCGGTGCGGGTGAGCGTGGTGCGTTCGACCTTCGCCGTCTTCGGCGGGGCGGTCGGCGCGGTGGCGTCAGGACCGCCGCCGTCGCCGCCGAAGGCACCGGTGGCGGCAATGGCGACCACGCAGGCGACCGCGACGACGGCGGTGCCCGCCGCGACCGTACGCACCGAACCGGCCCCGGCGCGGCGGGCCCGCGGCGGATCCCCGGGTGCGGGGGCGCAGGTCCCGGTGTCGTCCTCGAAGCGGCCGTCCTCGAAGCCGCCGTCCTCGCGTCCGGCGTGCTCCCCGCCGATGTCGTCCCCGGGGGTCATCGGCCGCCTCCGGAGCCTTCGGTGAGCTGGTCGCGGCAGGTGTCCAGCGCTCTCTGGTAGTCGGCGTCCTCCGTCGGCATGGCCTGGGGGTCGAGGCCCTCGGGGCCCGGGTCCTCCATCGCCACCCCGTTGTCGCGCATGCAGGCGGTGAACTTCTGCAGCGCCTCCGGGTTCTGCCCGGCCTCCCCGGCGTCCTGCAACGACTGCGGGGCCACGTCCCGGCAGGCGTCGAGACCCTCGTTCAGCTCCTCCCGGTCGGCGCCGCCCCCGACGATCTCCTGGAGGTTCAGCTTCCCGGTCTTCGGGTCGGGGTCCTCCATCTCGATGCCGTTGGCGCGCATGCAGTCGACGAACTCCTGCGCCTGCGCCACGTCGTCCCCGCCCGAGCCGTCCTCGTCGCCGCCGGACCGCTGGTCGTCGACGGAGGCCACCTGCGCGCCGTCGCCGCCGCCCGATCCGCACCCGGCGAGCAGCCCCGTGGCCGATACGGTCAACGCCGCGAGCAACGCGGCGGCGGGCACCGCCCGCATCCGCATCCCCGTCCTCGTGCGCGTCATCGCTCCTCCTCGTCTCGCTGTTCGCTACGAGCGGCGATGCTGGCAGGCAGGGCTGGCTGTGCTCTGCGCTGCGCCTCGACAGCACCTGAGAGAAACCTGGAAGTCACGCGGGAGCCCCGACCACGAGGGGGTACGCGTCTCACTCCACCGGGAGCAGCAGCCGGAAGACCGCCCCTTCGCCGGGAGGCCGGTCGGCGAGTTCGATACGCCCGCCGTGCGACTGCGCCAGACCCGCGGCGATGGCCAGGCCGAGGCCGCTGCCGCCCCGCGGACGCGCGGGGCCGGCCCGGTAGAGGCGCTCGAAGACGTACGGTGCGTCCCCGGCCGGCACGCCCGCGCCGGTGTCGGCCACCTCCACCACCGCCGCCGTCCCCGCCGCGGGCCCGCTGCCCGCCACCGCGACGACGCCCTCCCCCACGCGCCGGGACCAGCCGGCGGCCGCCTCCGTGTCCCCGCCCGCCGGGTGCCGGGCCGGGGCCGCGGTCCGGCCCACGCGCACCGTGATCTCGGCGTCCGGCGGGGTATGCCGGTCGGCGTTGGCCAGCAGGTTGCCCACCACCTGCCGCAGGCGCAGCGGGTCCCCGGACACCACCGCCGGCTCGGGCAGCGCGGTGTCGTCCAGTCCGGCCAGGTACACCCGCCGCCCCGGTGACCTGGCGTGCAGATCACGCAACAGGTCCGCGCACAGTTCCAGCAGGTCGACCGGGCGCCGCTCCAGCCCGCGCTGCTCGTCCAGCCGCGCGAGCAGCAGCAGGTCCTCGACCAGCACCCCCATCCGCTGCGCCTCGGCCTCGATCCGCCGCATGGCGTCGGCCGGGTCCCCGCCGCGCCGGTACAGCTCGGCGAAGCCGCGCATCGACGTCAGCGGCGTACGCAACTCATGGGAGGCGTCCGCGAGGAACCGGCGCAGCCGCTGTTCGGACGTCATCCGGGCCGCGATCTCCGACTCCACCCGGGCGAGCATCGCGTTCATCGCCCGGCCGAGCCGGCCCGGCTCGGTGTGCGCGTCCGCGTCGTCCACCCGGCGGGAGAAGTCGCCCGCGGCGATGGCCCCGGCCGTCACCGCCATCCGCGTCAACGGCCGCAGGCCCACGCGGACCACCAGCGCCGCGGCGACGGCCAGCAGCGCCAGCACGCCCGCGGTGACCCCCAGGTCGATCAGCAGCAGTCGCTCGTACGTGGCCTGCACCGTCGCCAGCGAGGCGGCCGTGACGATCAACTCGTCGTCCGCGTCGGCCTCGCCGTTCGCATCGGTCCCCTCGGGCCCCACGGCGACCCGCCAGTCGGCGTCCCCCTCCTGGGCGGGCACCGTGAACGGCGCGCCGCCGGCGCGCGCGGCCAGCTCGGCGCGCCCCGGCAGCCGCGGCCCCGGCGACGCGGCCTCGTCGGGAAACTGCTCGACGCTGCCGTCCGCGGCGACCGCGTAGATCCGGGTCGTGGCGCCGGCGCGCTGCGACAGGATGCTCTCCACCGAGCCGTCGTCGCCCAGCGGCCCTTCCTTCAGCTCCGCGATGCGCGCCCGGTCGAGGGCCGGCGAGTTGCCCGTGTTGGCGAGCTGCTGGTCCACCCTGTCGACGAGGTATGCCTCCAGCAGGAGCAGTCCCGCGCCGTTGACGGCCAGGAGGGCGAGTGCGGCCAGAGCCGCCGTCACCACCGCCAGCCGCGCCCGCAGCGTCCAGCGACGCCACCCCCGTACGCGCCATCGCCGCCTGCCGCTCGGCTGCGCCGGAGAGGCGGATGCCGCGTGCGTCAACCCGGGTCCCGCGGCAGGCGCAGCGCGTAGCCGACTCCGCGCACGGTGTGGATGAGCCGCGGCCCGTGCGCGTCGAGCTTCTTGCGCAGGTGGTAGACGTACGACTCGATGATCCGGCCGTCACCGCCGAAGTCGTAGGACCACACCCGGTCGAGCACCTGCGCCTTGCTCACCACGCGCCCGGCGTTGGTCATGAGAAACCTGAGCAGCCTGAACTCGGTCGGCGTCAGCTCCACCAGGCGCCCGCCGCGGCGCACCTCGTACGCACCCTCGTCGAGTTCCAGATCCGCGTAACGCAGCACCCCGGCATCCGCCGCCACCGCCGGGTCCGCCGGCTCTCCCGGGAGGGCCCGCGTGCGGCGCAGGATGGCCCGAATCCGCAGCACCACCTCCTCCAGGCTGAACGGCTTGGCCACGTAGTCGTCACCGCCCGCGGTCAGGCCGGCGACCCGGTCCGCCACCGTGTCCCGCGCGGTCAGGAACAGCACCGGCACCTTCTCCCCGCCGGCGCGCAGCCGCCGGGCAACCTCGAACCCGTCGATGTCCGGCAGCATCACGTCGAGCACCACGAGCGCGGTGGCCCCCGCCCCCGCCGCCGTCAGCGCCTCGAACCCGCTCGCCGCCGTCCGCACCTCGAACCCGACGAGCCGCAGGGTCTGCGACAGCAGGTCGCGGATGTTCTCCTCGTCGTCGACGACAAGGACGGTGGTGAGGGCATCCGTACTCCGGGTCACCTCTCCCGGTTTAACAAGGAAACCTCACAGAACCCTGAGAGCAACCTGAAGACAGGCACAAGAAGTTCACGCGGACGCTCAGGGGTGAGGCGGTGTGCGCGCGGCCGAGGCCTCCGGCGCGAGCACCGCCTAGTCGTACTCCTCCTCGATGACCTCGTCGACGATGCCCCGGACGGTCTCGGTGTCGAGGCCCTCGCAGGCCGGCGGCAGCACCGTCTGGTCGACGAGCTTGCGGGCGGCCTCGGCGTTCCCGGCGACGCCGAGGTTCTCGGCGGTGGCCTTCTTGCAGGCGGCCTGCGCCTCGTCGGAGCCCTCACCCCCGCTGTCGTCGGAGCAGGCGCCGAGAGTCAGTAGCAGAACGGCGGCCGCGGCCACGGTACGCATGCGCATGGTCCCCCCTGGACGTGTCGTGTCAGGTGCATGGTGCAGCATGTGCGCCCGCTCGTCCGCCGGATCACCCAAGTGAGGACACCGGTCGGCGCGTTCGAGACATCTTCCGTGAGGTCGGGTGAGGCTGCCGGCACCCGATCAGGCGGAAGGGGCGAGCCGTTCGCGGACCCAGGCGGGGTCGGGGTTGGTGTGCGGGCGGCCGTCGACGACGACGGTCGGCACCGTCTCGTCGCCGTCGTTGGCCGCCCTGACGGTCGCCGCGCCAGAGGGGTCGCGCCGGATGTCGACCCAGTACGCCCGCCGGGCGCGACGGCCCAACCGGATGCGCAGCCGCAGACAGTACACGCACCCCGGCCGCCAGAAGACGACCGGCCGGCCGTCGGCCGCGGCGCGGCGCACGGCCTCGCCCGCGTCGGTCGACCGCGGGAAGAGCAGAGGCGAGTTCACGACCGCGAGCAGCGCGAAGACCCCGAGGAGTGCCGCGGCCGAGCCGGGGCTCCCGGTCAGGGCGAGCCCGGTCGCCGCGGCTGCGCCGCCGAGCGCGTACAGCATCGGCGGGATCCACGCGGGCACCATGGGGCAAAGGCTAACGGGAAGTGGAAACGGGCCACACGCCGGAGCCGCCTGCGGGTCGCCCTCGGCGCCGGACATCTCATCCGCGGCTCACATCATTGACGTGGGCACGGCACAGGAGGAGCATGGGAGTCACATGGGAGCGCTCCCACACATGCTGGGATCCCGCCGCGCACGGAACCAGAAGGGCCGCCGCATGCCGACTTCCGCATCCGCCCGTCCCGCCCGCGGCGCCGGCCGCGGGAGCCTCCGCCGATGGAGTCGCGGCCGGCCCGGGATCGTCGCCGGGCTGATCGCCGGCGTGGTGTTCGGCGGCGGACTGCTCGCCCCGCCCGCGGCGGACGCCGGCGAGTCGCCGGAGGCGGGGTTCAACTACGCCGAGGCACTGCAGAAGTCGATGTTCTTCTACGAGGCGCAGCGCTCCGGCGACCTCCCGGCCGGCAACCGGGTCGGCTGGCGCGGCGACTCCGCGCTCGACGACGGCTCCGACGCCGGCATCGACCTCACCGGCGGCTGGTACGACGCCGGCGACCACGTGAAGTTCGGCTTCCCGATGGCGTTCACGACCACACTGCTGGCCTGGGGCGGGCTGGCCGCGGAGGACGGCTACCGGCAGTCGGGCCAGCTCGCGTACCTCAAGGACAACCTGCGCTGGGTCAACGACTACTTCATCCGCGCGCACCCCGAGCCCGACGTCCTCTACGCCCAGGTCGGCGACGGCGAGGCCGACCACCGGTGGTGGGGACCGGCCGAGGTCATGCCGATGGAGCGGCCGTCCTACCGGGTGCACCCCGGCTGCCCGGGATCGGACGTCGCCGGCGAGACCGCCGCCGCCATGGCGTCGTCCTCGCTGCTCTTCGCCGACGACGACCCGTCGTACGCCGCGACCCTCGTCCGGCACGCCGAGGAACTGTACGACTTCGCCGACACCCACCGGGGCGTCTACTCGGACTGCGTGCCCGCCGGCAACTTCTACCGCTCCTGGTCCGGCTACCAGGACGAGCTCGTCTGGGGCGCGTACTGGCTCTACAAGGCGACCGGCGACGCCTCCTACCTCGCCAAGGCCGAGACCGAGTACGACCGCCTCGGCACCGAGCCGCAGACCGACACCCGCAGCTACCGCTGGACCATGGCGTGGGACAACAAGGCGTACGGCGCCTACGCACTGCTGGCCATGGAGACCGGCGACGACCGGTACGTCCAGGACGCCAACCGCTGGCTCGACTACTGGACCACCGGCGTGGGCGGCCAGCGCGTGCCGTACTCGCCCGGAGGCCAGGCCGTCCTCGACACCTGGGGCTCGCTGCGCTACGCCGCCAACACGGCCTTCGTCGCCCTGGTCTACTCCGACTGGCTCGCCGCCACCGACCCGGACCGGGCGACGCGCTACCGCACGTTCGGCGAGCGCCAGATCGACTACATGCTCGGCGACAACCCGCGCGACTCCAGCTACGTCGTCGGCTTCGGCGCCAACCCGCCGCGCAACCCGCACCACCGCACCGCCCACGGCTCCTGGACCGACCAGCTCACCGCACCCGAGACCAATCGCCACGTGCTCTACGGCGCCCTGGTCGGCGGCCCCTCCGGCCCCGACGACGAGTACACCGACGACCGCCAGGACTACGTCGCCAACGAGGTCGCCACCGACTACAACGCCGGCCTGTCCGGCGCGCTCGCCGCCCTCGTCGAACGGCACGGCGGCACCCCGCTGCCCGACTTCCCGCAGTCCGAGGAGCCCGACGGCCCGGAAATGTACGTCGAGGCGTCCCTGAACGCCGCCGGCGCGGGATTCACCGAGGTCAAGGCCACCGTCCGCAACCGCAGCGGCTTCCCCGCACGGACGCTGGACCAAGGCGCCTTCCGCTACTGGTTCACCCTCGACGAGGGCGTGGACCCGGCGGACCTCACCCTGTTCTCCGGCTACAGCGAGTGCCCCTCGCCACTGCGCGGGCCCTTCCAGGCGGAGGGCGACCTGTACTACGTGGAGTTGGACTGCACCGGGAAGGCGATCTTCCCCGGCGGCCAGTCCCAGCACCGCGCCGAGGTGCAGTTCCGCATCACCGGGGGCGCCGGCTGGGACCCCACCGACGACTGGTCGTACCAGGGCCTGACCAACCAGCCGACCCTCGTCGAGAACATCTCGCTCCACGACTCGGGAGAGCTGGTCTGGGGCGAGGAGCCGAGTCCGGCGCCCGGAGGTTAGAGCGTTCGTGCCGGCGTCGACAAAGGTCTCGCCGGAGGGCCGAGGGAGGGCCGTGGGCACGCCCCGGACAGGGAGGGGTCCCGGGCAACGTGCGATAGACACCTGACTCAGGCGGCCACCGGCGGTCGGTCCCGATGTCCGAGGAGTCCTCATGCGCAAGCACGCCCCGCTGCTCGCCGGCGGCCTCCTTGCGGCCATCCTGCTGACCGCCTGCGGGAGCGAAACCGGAGCCGGTGGAGTCCCCGCGCCGAGTGCGCGGACCCGGAAGCCGTGCTGCGGCTGGAACAGATCATCAACGGTGCCGACCACACCGCCTGCGACCGGTTCACGCGGCCCGGCGACCCGAACGCGACGGCGCTCTACTACGGCGCGGTGCCCGACTTCGACGCCACACCCGAAGCCGTTCACGACCTAACCTTCTGCCTGGGCTCACCCCCTGCATGAAGCTGGACGAGAGGCGCCGGCCGGCCTCACCCAGGCCACTGGTCGGCATCATGTTTCCTCAGACCGGTTGAGGGCACGCTGGGACTGGTCATGTTCACGCAATAGAGGTGAGGTGCGGCTCGCGGCTCCCGCGGTGACGTGCGGTGGGGAGCCGTGCCGGCGACGGATGAGGAGCGTTCGTGCGAGGTGACGGTACGAGTTCGCCGCGGTCGGTGACGCATGACGACCTGAGCGGAGGCCCGCGTTGAGCGGCCGGCACCCTGTCGGCCATGACGTGCGCAGGCGCACGATGCTGATCACAGGGATCACCGGCGCGCTGGCGCTGGGCACGCCCGCCCGGGCGGCGAGGACCGAACCGGACCGACCGGTCAACATCCTGTTCGCCATCGCGGACGACTGGGGCTACCCGGACGCCGGCGCGTACGGCTCCCCGGCCGCGAGGACGCCGACGTTCGACCGGCTCGCCCACGAAGGCGCGCTGTTCACGCGCGCCTTCTGCGCGGCCCCCTCGTGCACTCCGTCACGGAACGCGATCCTCACCGGCCAGGCGCCGCACCGCCTCGGGGCGGGAGCGAATCTGTGGTCCGAGCTCCCGGCCACGTTCGAGGTCTACCCGGAGCTCCTCGAAGAGGCGGGATACCGCATCGGCCGGATGCGCAAGGGCTACGGCCCCGGCGTGTTTCCGCAGTGGCCGCACGACCCGGCGGGCCCGGGCTTTCCGTCGTTCGCCGAGTTCCTCCAAGGGCAGCCGGAGCGGATGCCGTTCTGCTTCTGGCTCGGCTCCTCCGATCCGCACCGCCCGTACGACCCCGAGCTCGGCGAGCAGTCCGGCATCGACCCGGCCGCCGTGGACGTCCCGCCGTATCTCCCGGACACGCCGGAGGTCCGGGCCGACGCCGTCAACTACCTCGCCGAAGTGCAGCGCTTCGACCGCGAGGTCGGCGATGCCCTGCGGCTC
Proteins encoded:
- a CDS encoding glutaredoxin domain-containing protein produces the protein MVPAWIPPMLYALGGAAAATGLALTGSPGSAAALLGVFALLAVVNSPLLFPRSTDAGEAVRRAAADGRPVVFWRPGCVYCLRLRIRLGRRARRAYWVDIRRDPSGAATVRAANDGDETVPTVVVDGRPHTNPDPAWVRERLAPSA
- a CDS encoding glycoside hydrolase family 9 protein, which produces MPTSASARPARGAGRGSLRRWSRGRPGIVAGLIAGVVFGGGLLAPPAADAGESPEAGFNYAEALQKSMFFYEAQRSGDLPAGNRVGWRGDSALDDGSDAGIDLTGGWYDAGDHVKFGFPMAFTTTLLAWGGLAAEDGYRQSGQLAYLKDNLRWVNDYFIRAHPEPDVLYAQVGDGEADHRWWGPAEVMPMERPSYRVHPGCPGSDVAGETAAAMASSSLLFADDDPSYAATLVRHAEELYDFADTHRGVYSDCVPAGNFYRSWSGYQDELVWGAYWLYKATGDASYLAKAETEYDRLGTEPQTDTRSYRWTMAWDNKAYGAYALLAMETGDDRYVQDANRWLDYWTTGVGGQRVPYSPGGQAVLDTWGSLRYAANTAFVALVYSDWLAATDPDRATRYRTFGERQIDYMLGDNPRDSSYVVGFGANPPRNPHHRTAHGSWTDQLTAPETNRHVLYGALVGGPSGPDDEYTDDRQDYVANEVATDYNAGLSGALAALVERHGGTPLPDFPQSEEPDGPEMYVEASLNAAGAGFTEVKATVRNRSGFPARTLDQGAFRYWFTLDEGVDPADLTLFSGYSECPSPLRGPFQAEGDLYYVELDCTGKAIFPGGQSQHRAEVQFRITGGAGWDPTDDWSYQGLTNQPTLVENISLHDSGELVWGEEPSPAPGG
- a CDS encoding HAMP domain-containing sensor histidine kinase; this encodes MTHAASASPAQPSGRRRWRVRGWRRWTLRARLAVVTAALAALALLAVNGAGLLLLEAYLVDRVDQQLANTGNSPALDRARIAELKEGPLGDDGSVESILSQRAGATTRIYAVAADGSVEQFPDEAASPGPRLPGRAELAARAGGAPFTVPAQEGDADWRVAVGPEGTDANGEADADDELIVTAASLATVQATYERLLLIDLGVTAGVLALLAVAAALVVRVGLRPLTRMAVTAGAIAAGDFSRRVDDADAHTEPGRLGRAMNAMLARVESEIAARMTSEQRLRRFLADASHELRTPLTSMRGFAELYRRGGDPADAMRRIEAEAQRMGVLVEDLLLLARLDEQRGLERRPVDLLELCADLLRDLHARSPGRRVYLAGLDDTALPEPAVVSGDPLRLRQVVGNLLANADRHTPPDAEITVRVGRTAAPARHPAGGDTEAAAGWSRRVGEGVVAVAGSGPAAGTAAVVEVADTGAGVPAGDAPYVFERLYRAGPARPRGGSGLGLAIAAGLAQSHGGRIELADRPPGEGAVFRLLLPVE
- a CDS encoding response regulator transcription factor, whose product is MTRSTDALTTVLVVDDEENIRDLLSQTLRLVGFEVRTAASGFEALTAAGAGATALVVLDVMLPDIDGFEVARRLRAGGEKVPVLFLTARDTVADRVAGLTAGGDDYVAKPFSLEEVVLRIRAILRRTRALPGEPADPAVAADAGVLRYADLELDEGAYEVRRGGRLVELTPTEFRLLRFLMTNAGRVVSKAQVLDRVWSYDFGGDGRIIESYVYHLRKKLDAHGPRLIHTVRGVGYALRLPRDPG